The following proteins are co-located in the Tissierellales bacterium genome:
- the murI gene encoding glutamate racemase, whose product MDNRPIGVFDSGIGGLTVLQEIIEKLPGEDIIYFGDTARIPYGTRSKETVIEYVFQCIEFLMNKNVKAVVIACNTATAHALEEAKINFNIPIIGVIEPGAKEVVSTTKNNKIGVIGTSGTIDSQSYQKKIGRLLPSAEVTGVSCPLFVPIVEEGWQDTEVAFIVAEKYLEELKEHGIDALVLGCTHYPMLKYTISKVIGKGVTLVNPAYETAEATKNLLKEHNLCSENIDGGKYEFYVSDAPEKFRRLGGNFLRKEIKSVEKVNL is encoded by the coding sequence ATGGATAATAGACCAATAGGTGTATTTGATTCAGGAATAGGTGGACTGACGGTTTTACAAGAGATAATTGAAAAACTTCCAGGCGAAGATATTATATACTTTGGTGATACAGCCAGAATTCCCTATGGAACTAGATCTAAAGAAACCGTAATAGAATATGTCTTCCAATGTATTGAATTTTTAATGAATAAAAATGTAAAAGCTGTTGTAATAGCATGTAATACGGCTACTGCACATGCCTTAGAAGAAGCTAAGATAAATTTTAATATACCAATAATAGGGGTAATTGAACCAGGGGCTAAAGAAGTTGTTTCTACAACTAAAAATAATAAAATAGGGGTAATAGGAACCTCTGGAACTATTGATAGTCAATCTTATCAAAAGAAAATAGGGAGGCTTCTTCCTTCTGCAGAAGTAACAGGAGTATCATGTCCACTATTTGTACCAATAGTGGAGGAAGGTTGGCAAGATACAGAAGTAGCTTTTATAGTGGCAGAAAAATATCTCGAAGAACTTAAAGAGCATGGAATAGATGCTTTGGTTTTAGGTTGTACTCACTATCCAATGCTTAAATATACTATAAGTAAGGTTATTGGAAAAGGTGTAACTCTTGTAAATCCAGCATATGAAACAGCTGAAGCTACTAAAAATTTACTTAAAGAACATAATTTATGTTCAGAAAATATAGATGGTGGCAAATATGAATTTTATGTCAGTGATGCCCCAGAAAAGTTTAGAAGACTAGGGGGAAATTTTTTAAGGAAGGAAATAAAATCAGTAGAGAAAGTTAATCTATAA
- a CDS encoding sigma 54-interacting transcriptional regulator, which translates to MEILDYVEEGIHIIDKNGRIVYYNKFAQIIDGVDREKVLGRHLLEIYPSLSHETSTLLTVMKTGEAISNVEQTFINYKGEKITTVNSSIPIKGKSNKILGAFEISKDVTRVREMSEKIVDLQKELYINHKKIKEIKKERAKYTFVDIIGESSEMLELKSMALKAAGAKVPVLVYGDTGTGKELFIHSIHNSSPRRYQPFIAQNCAAFPPNLLEGILFGTVKGGFTGAEDRAGLFELAHGGSLFLDEINSMPIELQSKLLRALQDGTIRRVGGTNTIDVDVRILTATNIRPEEAVKKNQLREDLYYRLNVISLEIPPLRERKEDITILTKFFIDKFNKKMNRSVKDLSNEVKELFLSYSWKGNVRELEHLLEGIMSIYDVDVIELKHLPRKFKDYKEGIDLSEDISLMETLDQIEEKLILKSLKMNDYNITHTAKSLKIPRQTLQYKMKKHGLAAEN; encoded by the coding sequence TTGGAAATTCTTGATTATGTAGAAGAAGGCATACATATAATAGACAAGAATGGGAGAATTGTATATTACAATAAATTTGCTCAAATTATAGATGGTGTAGATAGAGAAAAGGTTTTGGGGAGACATTTACTTGAAATTTACCCTTCCTTATCTCATGAGACTAGTACTTTATTAACAGTGATGAAGACAGGGGAAGCTATATCAAATGTAGAACAAACTTTTATAAATTATAAAGGAGAGAAAATTACTACTGTTAACTCTTCTATTCCTATTAAAGGAAAAAGTAATAAAATATTAGGGGCATTTGAAATCTCTAAAGATGTTACTAGAGTTAGGGAAATGTCAGAAAAAATAGTAGATTTGCAAAAAGAATTATATATTAATCATAAGAAAATTAAAGAAATTAAAAAAGAAAGAGCTAAATACACTTTTGTAGATATAATTGGAGAAAGTAGTGAAATGTTGGAACTTAAATCTATGGCGTTGAAAGCGGCAGGGGCAAAGGTACCAGTACTGGTTTATGGAGATACTGGTACAGGAAAGGAACTATTTATACATTCCATACACAATTCAAGTCCAAGAAGATATCAGCCTTTTATTGCTCAGAATTGTGCTGCTTTTCCCCCCAATCTATTAGAAGGAATATTATTTGGAACAGTTAAAGGGGGATTTACTGGGGCCGAAGATAGAGCTGGTTTATTTGAACTAGCTCATGGAGGAAGCCTTTTTTTGGATGAAATAAACTCTATGCCTATAGAATTACAGTCTAAACTCCTAAGAGCTTTACAAGATGGAACTATTAGAAGGGTAGGAGGTACTAATACTATAGATGTAGATGTGAGAATTTTGACAGCAACTAATATTAGACCAGAGGAAGCAGTTAAAAAGAATCAATTACGAGAAGACTTATATTATAGATTAAATGTTATAAGTCTAGAAATTCCACCTTTAAGAGAAAGAAAAGAAGATATAACTATATTAACTAAATTTTTTATTGATAAGTTTAACAAGAAAATGAATAGATCTGTGAAAGATCTATCTAATGAAGTAAAAGAATTATTTTTATCTTACTCTTGGAAGGGAAATGTAAGGGAATTAGAACATCTATTAGAAGGAATAATGAGTATTTATGATGTAGATGTAATAGAATTAAAACATTTACCCAGAAAATTTAAAGATTATAAAGAAGGTATTGATTTATCAGAAGATATATCTTTAATGGAAACTTTAGATCAGATAGAAGAGAAACTTATTCTCAAATCCTTAAAAATGAATGATTATAATATTACTCATACAGCTAAATCTTTGAAAATTCCTCGTCAAACTCTCCAATATAAAATGAAAAAGCATGGATTAGCTGCCGAAAATTAG